The following are encoded together in the Nyctibius grandis isolate bNycGra1 chromosome 5, bNycGra1.pri, whole genome shotgun sequence genome:
- the ATP6V1E1 gene encoding V-type proton ATPase subunit E 1 encodes MALSDADVQKQIKHMMAFIEQEANEKAEEIDAKAEEEFNIEKGRLVQTQRLKIMEYYEKKEKQIEQQKKIQMSNLMNQARLKVLKARDDLIADLLNEAKQRLAKVVKDTAKYQTLLDGLVLQGFYQLLEPRIVVRCKKQDLPMVKTAVQKSIPIYRNATKRDVDVHIDQDNFLPEDIAGGVEIYNSDGKIKVSNTLESRLDLVAQQMMPEIRVALFGANANRKFLD; translated from the exons ATCAAGCATATGATGGCTTTCATTGAGCAGGAGGCCAATGAAAAGGCTGAAGAAATAGATGCAAAg GCAGAAGAAGAATTCAACATTGAGAAGGGTCGCCTTGTTCAGACACAGAGGCTGAAAATTATGGAGTattatgaaaagaaagagaaacaaattgaacagcaaaaaaaaat TCAGATGTCCAACCTGATGAATCAAGCAAGACTGAAGGTCCTCAAGGCAAGggatgaccttattgca GATTTGCTGAATGAGGCCAAGCAGAGACTTGCCAAGGTGGTGAAGGATACTGCCAAGTACCAGACACTGCTGGATGGACTAGTTCTACAG GGATTCTACCAGCTGCTTGAGCCCAGAATAGTTGTGCGGTGCAAGAAACAGGATCTCCCTATGGTTAAG ACTGCTGTACAGAAGAGCATTCCAATCTACAGAAATGCCACAAAAAGGGATGTGGATGTTCACATTGACCAAGACAACTTCCTGCCAGAGGACAT TGCTGGAGGTGTTGAAATCTATAACAGTGATGGTAAAATTAAGGTTTCCAATACTCTGGAAAGTCGGCTGGACCTTGTAGCCCAGCAG ATGATGCCAGAAATCAGAGTGGCTCTCTTTGGTGCTAATGCCAACAGGAAGTTTTTGGACTAA